Part of the Streptomyces sp. NBC_01353 genome, AAGCACCGGCACGCGGGCACGCTGTTCCTCGACAACCCGATCGGCCGCGCCAACGCCACGTACCTGCTGGAGCTCCAGCGTGCGGTCTCGGACGCCCTCGGTGTCCAGCTGCTGTACACGACCGGTCTGTTCGACACGACCGCGCTCGCGGAGTTCCCGCTGGTCATCCGGTTGCGCAACGACGCCGACCTGCGGGCCGGGCTGAAGTACATCAGCGTGGAGGAGCACCTGCGCCCAGGGCTGCCGCAGCCGAGCGCGGAGGGCGAGGCGATTCACGGCGAGATCACCGCGACCCGGATGTTCCGACGCTCGCAAGTCGAGGAGTCCGTCCCGCAGTAGCAGCGCCGCGTACGAGAACGGCCCGACCCCCGAGAGGGGACCGGGCCGTTCTCCCGCCCAAGGCAGGGGCCCAAGGCAGTGGCCCGGGCCCAAGGCCCGCCTCGGCGCCCGCCCGAGGCCCCCGCCCGAGGCCCCCGCCCGAGGCCCCCGCCCGAGGCCCCCGCCCGGGGCGCCCGCCTCAGGCGGCCTCGGACAGCGCGTGCGTCTCCGTCCGTGCCGGCTTCCCGCTCCGCGCGGTCTCCGCGCCGCGCACCATCCCCGCTGTGCCGTGTCCCTGTTCGCCGTCCGGCACCTGTGCGGCCTTCCGCTCCCTGCGCCGCTCGCGCCTGAGCCGGCGCGCCGTACTGCTCGGCTCCGACACCACTCCGTTCCGCTGCCGCCAGACCTGGCGCGTCACCCACACATCGAGCACGCTCCACGTCGCCACGACCGTGCTGCCCACGGAGCTGAGCAGCATCGGAAACGCGAGCCACGAGTCGGTGACCGCGCAGAAGAAGGCGACCATGCCCTGTATGAGCGTCACCGACGTGAGCATCACGGCCCGCACCGCGGCGGTACGCACCGGGTCGGGCATCCGGCGCCGGCCCTTCTTGTCCTCCACCCACAACTGCCGTGCCGATTCCGCCTCGTGCACCATCGTCCTCGTCACTCCCCACCGCCGACCGTCCTCAGGGGCGGCTGCCCGTCTTGAGTGGCTTTACACGGACACACCCCGCCCCGTACACAATGACGCTCGGCGAAGGGAAAAGGTTTCCCCTCGTTCGCACCGGAACGAACAGTTCCAGCCATCCGCTGTACCCCCACTCGCACCGTCCCGCCACGTGTCCTGCGCCACAGTGGCGAATGCCAACTCCCTGAATACCGGGACATCTCATGATCAACGCTCACTCGAGAGGCTGAAAAACGTCCGGACGTGCCTTCGAGTTGGCTGTGATGCAGTAGTAGGCTCGCGCCGCCGTTTGTTGAATCCGATGGTTGACGCCATGTGTTGACGCTGTGAGTTGACGCCACGCGTCGCAAAGGAGGACCTCCGCGACGGGTGGAGGCCGAACTGGGGGAGGCCATGCGCTTTCGCGGGAAGTCCATCCGCCGGAAGATCGTGGCGTTGTTGCTGGTGCCGCTCGTGTCTCTCACCGGCCTCTGGGGCTTCGCGACGGTACTCACCGGCCGCGAGGCCGACCAACTCCTCGACGTCGGCTACATCGTCGAGAAGGTCGGCTACCCCATCGAGGACACCGCGCGCGTCATCCAGAAGGAGCGCCGCCAGTCCCTGATCTATCTGGCCGATCCGCGTGCCTCCGACTCCCTCACCACCCTGCGCGAGCAGCGCGAGGCCACCGACCGTCAGATCGCCCTCATCCGGCGGAACGCAGCGGACTCCGGCGTACGGGAGGAGATGCGGCCCCTCGCCTCGCAGCGACTCGAATCGCTCCTGACGGCGCTGGACGGCCTCGACGCGCTACGCCGCTCCGTGGAGAACCGCAGCATCGGCCGTATGCAGGCCCTCGACTTCTACAACCGCCTGGTCGACCCCTGTTACAGCTTCCTCATGACCCTCCACGCACTCGAGAACGTGGAGATGGACAAGCAGGGCCGCGCCCTCGTCGGCATCACGCGCGGCCGCGAAGCGCTCTCCCGCGAGGACGCACTGATCGTCTCCGCACTCATCTCCGAGCGCGTCACGGCCCAGGAGCTCCGCGCGATCAGCGATCTCGTCGCCCAGCGCAAGCAGTTCTACGAGGTGAACCTCGAAGTGCTGCCCACGGTCGAGCGCGAGAAGTTCGAGCGCTACTGGGGCAGTCCCGACACCGAGCCGCTGCGCCGCGCCGAAGAGGACCTGATCGCCGCCGGTCCCACCAAGAACCCGCGCGCCATCAGCGCGGAGCGATGGGAGGAGCGGGCGAACCCGGTCCTCGAGGACCTGGCGCGGGAGAACACCGCCGCGGGCGACCGCTACCAGGAGCGCGTCCAGCCCGCCGCCTACAGCGTGCTGCTCAAGGCAGGCATCGCCGGTGTCCTCGGCTTCCTCGCCCTGCTCGTCTCCGTAGTCGTCTCCGTACGCATCGGCCGCGAACTCGTCCGCGACCTGCGCCGGCTGCGCAAGGAGGCCCAGGAGGTCTCCGGCGTACGCCTGCCCAGCGTCATGCGCCGCCTTGCCGCCGGCGAACACGTCGACGTCGAGACCGAGGTGCCGCAGCTGCGGTACGAGCAGGACGAGGTCGGCCAGGTCGGCCAGGCCCTCAACACCCTCCAGCGCGCCGCCGTCGAGGCCGCCGTGAAGCAGGCCGACATGCGCCGCGGCGTCGCCGAGGTCTTCGTCAACCTCGCGCGCCGCAACCAGGTGCTGCTGCACCGCCAGCTCACCCTCCTCGACACCATGGAACGGCGCACCGAGGACACCGAGGAACTGGCCGACCTGTTCAGGCTCGACCACATGACCACGCGCATGCGCCGTCACGCCGAGGGCCTGGTGATCCTCTCCGGCGCCGCCCCCTCCCGCCAGTGGCGCAAGCCCGTCCAGCTGATGGACGTCGTACGCGCTGCGGTCGCCGAGGTCGAGGACTACGAGCGCGTCGAGGTGCGCCGCCTGCCCCGCCTCGGCGTGGGCGGCCCCGCCGTCGCCGACCTCACCCACCTCATCGCGGAACTCCTGGAGAACGCCACGGTGTTCTCGCCCCCGCACACCGCCGTCCAGGTGCTGGGCGAGCGGGTCGCCAACGGCTTCACCCTGGAGATCCACGACCGCGGCCTCGGCATGAACCCCGACGCCCTGCTCGACGCGAACCTCCGGCTGGCCGAGACCCCCGAGTTCGAGCTCTCCGACACCGACCGCCTCGGCCTCTTCGTGGTCAGCCGGCTCGCCCAGCGCCAGAACGTCCGTGTCTCGCTGCAGCCTTCGCCGTACGGGGGGACCACCGCGGTCGTCTTCATCCCGGCCGCGCTGCTCACCGACGCGCCCGAGACTCAGGGCGCCGGCTTCCGTCTGGACCGTAAGAGCCTCGACCGTGGGCTCGCGGACCGCGAGAAGGGCGAGCAGCCGGGGCGGCGTCCCGCCCTCACCCAGGTGCAGGGCGGCGCGCCCCGGGCCACCGGGGCGACGCGCTCCGCGGCCTCCTCACTCCTGGACGGCCCGCTCGACGGGCCCGTCGAGCTCGAACCACCCCTCGGAACCTCCGGCTTCGAGGAACTGCTCGACCCGTCCGCGGCGGACCTGGAGGACACCGAGAGCGAGCGCGGTGGCCTCTTCCGACCGCGTGACCACCGCCGCGGCCTCACCTCGGCCCCGGGCGCCGAGCAGCATCAGCAGACCCCGGACCAGACGCCGGAGCCGTCGTACGACCGGACGTCCGAGCGCGGCCCCGTGCCACTGCCCCGGCGCCGTCCGCCCACGCTCGTCGTCGACCACGGCCGCAGGATCGACGAGCCGGGCCGCGCCCACCCGTCCGCCGCCCAGGAGCCCACAGGCCCGAAGGGGACACCGCGCACCCTGGTACCCGTACCGCCGAACGGCCCGGTGCCGCCGGTCGGTCCCGTGCCGCCGGTCGGTCCCGTGGCTTCCAACGGCCCGGTAGCGCCGAACGGTGCCGTACCGTCCGACGGCCCCGCGCCGTTCGGCGGACTGCCCCGCCGGGTCCGCCAGGCGAGCCTCGCGCGCCAGCTGCGCGAGACGGGCGGACGCGACGACGACAAGACCTCCACCGGCACCACCGCCTCCGCCGGCACGGACTTCGAGCGCGACGCCGAGGAAGTGCGCAGCCGCATGGCGTCCATGCAGCGCGGCTGGCAGCGCGGACGACGGCAGAACGCCGAACCACCAGCACCAGGAACGACACCCGAGGGGGACGGTCGATGACCGCACCGAACGCCGCAGCAACCAACACCTCCGGAAACGCCAACGGCGAGCTGAACTGGCTCCTCGACGAGCTGGTCCAGCGGGTCGGATCCATCCGCAAGGCTCTGGTGCTCTCCAGCGACGGACTCTCCACCGGTGCCTCCGCGGAGCTGACCCGCGAGGACGGCGAGCACCTCGCCGCCGTCGCTTCCGGCTTCCACAGCCTCGCCAAGGGCGTCGGCCGCCACTTCGAGGCGGGCAGGGTCCGCCAGACCGTCGTGGAGCTGGAGGAGGCGTTCCTCTTCGTCACGGCGGCCGGCGACGGCAGCTGCCTCGCCGTCCTGGCGGACGCCGACTCGGACGTCGGCCAGGTCGCCTACGAGATGACACTGATGGTCAAGCGGGTCGGCGTCCACCTCGGGACGGCCCCGCGCTCCGGGCCGTCCGCCGGAGGGTGAGTGGGGGGACACCATGACTGACGGCACGACCGACGGCACGATCGACGCGGCCCCGCGGGAGCGCGCGCAGGCCCCGGCCCACCACTGGTTCGACGACGAAGCCGGGCCGGTGGTCCGTCCGTACGCGATGACCCGCGGCCGGACCAGCGCCGCGACCCGTCACCGCCTCGACCTGATCGCCGTGGTGGTGCCCGAGCCCGCCGCGGACGATCCCGGCCGCGACCAGACGCTCTCCCCGGAACACGTGGAGATCGTCGAGCGCTGCTCGGACGCACCGCAGTCGATCGCCGAGCTCGCCGCCGGACTCGACCTCCCCGTCGGGGTCGTCCGCGTCCTCGTCGGTGATCTCGTCGAGGACGAACTCGTCCATGTGACCCGCCCCGTTCCGCCGGCCGAGCTGCCGGACGTGAGCATTCTCCGCGAGGTGATCAATGGCCTTCGGGCGCTCTAGCCACAAGAAGCCCCTTGTCGAACCGGTGACGCTGAAGATCCTGGTCGCGGGTGGCTTCGGAGTGGGCAAGACGACGCTGGTCGGCGCCGTCAGCGAGATCAGGCCGCTGCGGACCGAGGAGATCCTGAGCGAGGCCGGCCGGCCCGTCGACGATCTCCACGGGGTCGAGAACAAGTCGACCACCACGGTGGCGATGGACTTCGGGCGGATCACCCTCCGCGAGGACCTCGTCCTCTATCTCTTCGGCACGCCCGGCCAGGACCGATTCTGGTTCCTCTGGGACGAGCTGGCACAGGGTGCGCTCGGGGCGGTCGTCCTGGCGGACACCCGTCGTCTCGAGGACAGCTTCGCGGCGATCGACTACTTCGAGCGGCGCGGCATCCCGTTCACGGTGGCGGTCAACTGCTTTGAGGGCGCCCAGCGGTTCCCGGCGGAGAGCGTGCGTGGGGCACTCGACCTGGACCCCGAGGTCGAGCTGCTGATGTGCGACGCGCGTGACCGGGAGTCCGTGAAGAACATCCTCGTGGCCGTCGTCGAGCACGCTCTCGTCCTGGCGGACCAGAGCGCCACGCCCGTCGCCACCTGACACGGGCCGTCGGTGGCCTCGGCGCACCGTGGCTTCAGCGCGCCTTTTGCGTCAGCGCACGTTGCGTCAGCCCACGGTGGCTTCGGCGCAGCTTGGCCTCAGCGCACCGCCACCACCGCCGACCCGTGCCCGAACAGCCCCTGGTTCGCGGTGATCCCGGTCCGCGCGCCGTCCACCTGACGGCCGCCGGCCATGCCCCGCAGCTGCCAGGTGAGCTCACAGACCTGCGCGATGGCCTGGGCGGGCACGGCCTCACCGAAGGACCCCAGGCCCCCGCTGGTGTTGACCGGGACGCGGCCACCGAGCGCCGTGACCCCCTCCCGTACCAGCTTCGCTCCCTCACCGGCCGCGCACAGACCGATGTCCTCGTACCACTCCAACTCCAACGCGGTGGACAGGTCGTACACCTCCGCCAGCGACAGGTCCTCGGGCCCGATCCCCGCCTCCTCGTACGCGGCCCGCGCGATCGACGCCCGGAAGCTGTCCGGCGCGGGGGAGACCGCCACGGCCGAGTCGGTCGCGATGTCCGGCAGGTCGAGGACGGCCTTGGGGTACGTCGGTGTGACGGTGGAGACCGCCCGGATACGGACGGGGTCCGGGTGCCCCCGCCGGCGGGCGAACTCCATGCTGGAGAGCACCAGGGCCGCGCCTCCGTCCGAGGTCGCGCAGATGTCGAGCAGCCGGAGCGGATCGGCGACGACGGCGGAGGCGGCCACCTCCTCGGCAGTCACCGCCTTGCGGTACCGGGCGAGGGGATTGAGCGCGCCCGCCGCCGCGTTCTTCACCTTGACCTGGGCGAAGTCGTCCACCGTGTCGCCGTACAGGGCCATCCGGCGTCGTGCGTAGAGCCCGAAGTACGCGGGGTTGGTCGCCCCGAGGACCCGGAAGCGCAGCCAGTCGGGATCGTCGGGCCGTTCCCCGCCCGCCGGGGCGAAGAAGCCCTTGGGCGCCGCGTCCGCGCCGACGACGAGGACCACGTCTGCAAGTCCGGCGAGGATCTGGGCCCGCGCGGCGCCGACGGCCTGTGCCCCGGAGGCGCAGGCCGCGTACACGCTCGTGACGCGCGCCCCCTGCCAGCCCAGCGCCTGGGCGAAGGTCGCCCCCGCCACGTACCCCGGATACCCGCACCGCATGGTGTCGGCGCCGACCACCGAACCGATGTCCTGCCAGCCCAGCCCGGCGTCCGCGAGCGCGGCGCGGGCCGCCGCGGTCCCGTACTCGACGAAGCTGCGGCCCCACTTGCCCCAGGGGTGCATCCCGGCCCCCAGTA contains:
- a CDS encoding nitrate- and nitrite sensing domain-containing protein, with the translated sequence MRFRGKSIRRKIVALLLVPLVSLTGLWGFATVLTGREADQLLDVGYIVEKVGYPIEDTARVIQKERRQSLIYLADPRASDSLTTLREQREATDRQIALIRRNAADSGVREEMRPLASQRLESLLTALDGLDALRRSVENRSIGRMQALDFYNRLVDPCYSFLMTLHALENVEMDKQGRALVGITRGREALSREDALIVSALISERVTAQELRAISDLVAQRKQFYEVNLEVLPTVEREKFERYWGSPDTEPLRRAEEDLIAAGPTKNPRAISAERWEERANPVLEDLARENTAAGDRYQERVQPAAYSVLLKAGIAGVLGFLALLVSVVVSVRIGRELVRDLRRLRKEAQEVSGVRLPSVMRRLAAGEHVDVETEVPQLRYEQDEVGQVGQALNTLQRAAVEAAVKQADMRRGVAEVFVNLARRNQVLLHRQLTLLDTMERRTEDTEELADLFRLDHMTTRMRRHAEGLVILSGAAPSRQWRKPVQLMDVVRAAVAEVEDYERVEVRRLPRLGVGGPAVADLTHLIAELLENATVFSPPHTAVQVLGERVANGFTLEIHDRGLGMNPDALLDANLRLAETPEFELSDTDRLGLFVVSRLAQRQNVRVSLQPSPYGGTTAVVFIPAALLTDAPETQGAGFRLDRKSLDRGLADREKGEQPGRRPALTQVQGGAPRATGATRSAASSLLDGPLDGPVELEPPLGTSGFEELLDPSAADLEDTESERGGLFRPRDHRRGLTSAPGAEQHQQTPDQTPEPSYDRTSERGPVPLPRRRPPTLVVDHGRRIDEPGRAHPSAAQEPTGPKGTPRTLVPVPPNGPVPPVGPVPPVGPVASNGPVAPNGAVPSDGPAPFGGLPRRVRQASLARQLRETGGRDDDKTSTGTTASAGTDFERDAEEVRSRMASMQRGWQRGRRQNAEPPAPGTTPEGDGR
- a CDS encoding roadblock/LC7 domain-containing protein; this encodes MTAPNAAATNTSGNANGELNWLLDELVQRVGSIRKALVLSSDGLSTGASAELTREDGEHLAAVASGFHSLAKGVGRHFEAGRVRQTVVELEEAFLFVTAAGDGSCLAVLADADSDVGQVAYEMTLMVKRVGVHLGTAPRSGPSAGG
- a CDS encoding DUF742 domain-containing protein, whose product is MTDGTTDGTIDAAPRERAQAPAHHWFDDEAGPVVRPYAMTRGRTSAATRHRLDLIAVVVPEPAADDPGRDQTLSPEHVEIVERCSDAPQSIAELAAGLDLPVGVVRVLVGDLVEDELVHVTRPVPPAELPDVSILREVINGLRAL
- a CDS encoding ATP/GTP-binding protein, with the protein product MAFGRSSHKKPLVEPVTLKILVAGGFGVGKTTLVGAVSEIRPLRTEEILSEAGRPVDDLHGVENKSTTTVAMDFGRITLREDLVLYLFGTPGQDRFWFLWDELAQGALGAVVLADTRRLEDSFAAIDYFERRGIPFTVAVNCFEGAQRFPAESVRGALDLDPEVELLMCDARDRESVKNILVAVVEHALVLADQSATPVAT
- a CDS encoding lipid-transfer protein — protein: MNDIAVLGAGMHPWGKWGRSFVEYGTAAARAALADAGLGWQDIGSVVGADTMRCGYPGYVAGATFAQALGWQGARVTSVYAACASGAQAVGAARAQILAGLADVVLVVGADAAPKGFFAPAGGERPDDPDWLRFRVLGATNPAYFGLYARRRMALYGDTVDDFAQVKVKNAAAGALNPLARYRKAVTAEEVAASAVVADPLRLLDICATSDGGAALVLSSMEFARRRGHPDPVRIRAVSTVTPTYPKAVLDLPDIATDSAVAVSPAPDSFRASIARAAYEEAGIGPEDLSLAEVYDLSTALELEWYEDIGLCAAGEGAKLVREGVTALGGRVPVNTSGGLGSFGEAVPAQAIAQVCELTWQLRGMAGGRQVDGARTGITANQGLFGHGSAVVAVR